A single window of Sulfitobacter sp. JL08 DNA harbors:
- a CDS encoding ribokinase has protein sequence MAIYNLGSINADNFYSVPRIPVAGETLAASRLTRGLGGKGTNMSVAAARAAARVFHIGAVGQDGRWAQTRLLEYGVDVTHIAVSDLPTGHANICVAPDGENQIVLFAGANHSITKDQIGTALSGADMGDFLVLQNETNGQTHAAEMGARLGLRVAYAAAPFETAAVQAVLPFIEFLFLNAVEAEQLETALGVAPDQLPVRHVIVTLGADGCRWIDTVKGKTRHFPAFHVTPVDTTGAGDTFTGYVIAGVDRGKPIAQAIETASVAAALMVTREGTADVIPDLKDVQEAKSAI, from the coding sequence TTGGCGATTTACAATCTGGGATCAATCAACGCTGACAATTTTTACAGCGTTCCCCGTATCCCGGTCGCTGGCGAAACGCTGGCCGCAAGCCGGCTGACCCGCGGACTGGGCGGCAAGGGAACTAATATGTCCGTGGCCGCTGCGCGAGCGGCGGCGCGGGTGTTTCACATCGGTGCCGTAGGACAGGACGGGCGCTGGGCCCAGACCCGATTGCTGGAATACGGTGTTGACGTGACGCATATCGCAGTCAGTGATCTGCCGACCGGACATGCCAATATCTGTGTTGCGCCGGATGGGGAAAACCAGATTGTACTGTTTGCCGGTGCAAATCATTCCATCACCAAGGATCAGATCGGAACTGCGCTTTCGGGTGCGGATATGGGCGATTTTCTGGTCTTGCAGAATGAAACCAATGGCCAAACCCACGCCGCTGAAATGGGCGCACGTCTGGGGCTTCGGGTGGCCTATGCCGCCGCACCTTTTGAAACTGCGGCGGTTCAGGCTGTTTTGCCGTTTATCGAGTTTCTGTTTCTGAATGCGGTTGAGGCGGAGCAGCTGGAAACCGCACTGGGCGTTGCGCCGGATCAACTGCCGGTGCGCCACGTGATTGTCACGCTTGGCGCGGATGGATGTCGTTGGATCGACACTGTTAAAGGCAAAACCAGACATTTTCCGGCGTTTCACGTCACACCTGTCGATACGACCGGTGCGGGTGACACGTTTACCGGTTACGTTATCGCCGGTGTGGATCGGGGCAAGCCCATCGCGCAAGCGATAGAAACGGCAAGCGTTGCTGCAGCGTTAATGGTAACGCGGGAAGGGACGGCGGATGTCATCCCTGATCTGAAAGACGTGCAAGAAGCGAAAAGCGCGATTTAG
- the msrA gene encoding peptide-methionine (S)-S-oxide reductase MsrA has protein sequence MSVLQNAKIAVLGILIVIGFAASHSKAHASGQEILTVAGGCFWCVEADFEGVDGVKEVVSGYTGGNVENPTYKQVTRGGTGHYEAVQITFDPKIVTRDALLAKFFRSIDPTDSGGQFCDRGESYRSAVFYYNASQQSAAEQEKARAEKALGQTVVTPLLPASRFYLAEDYHQDYYKGSSLVLTRFGPKSQSSAYKAYRKACGRDERVKELWGSQAPFVNS, from the coding sequence ATGTCTGTCCTGCAAAATGCAAAGATTGCCGTTCTTGGTATTCTGATCGTGATCGGCTTTGCCGCGTCCCATTCAAAGGCACATGCTTCGGGTCAGGAAATACTTACAGTCGCCGGCGGGTGTTTCTGGTGCGTCGAAGCCGATTTTGAAGGCGTCGATGGTGTTAAGGAGGTTGTATCCGGCTATACCGGCGGAAATGTGGAAAACCCGACCTATAAACAGGTCACGCGCGGCGGAACCGGTCACTATGAAGCGGTCCAGATCACTTTCGACCCGAAAATCGTCACCCGAGACGCATTGCTGGCCAAGTTTTTCCGCTCAATCGACCCGACAGATTCCGGAGGGCAGTTCTGCGATCGCGGCGAAAGCTATCGTTCAGCCGTGTTTTATTACAACGCCAGCCAGCAATCCGCCGCAGAACAGGAAAAGGCGCGCGCTGAAAAAGCGTTGGGTCAAACGGTTGTAACGCCACTTCTCCCGGCATCACGGTTTTATCTGGCCGAGGATTACCATCAGGACTACTACAAGGGATCAAGCCTTGTACTGACCCGGTTTGGCCCGAAATCACAATCCAGCGCATACAAGGCGTATCGCAAGGCCTGCGGGCGCGATGAGCGCGTCAAAGAATTGTGGGGATCACAAGCGCCGTTTGTAAACAGCTAA
- a CDS encoding HAD family hydrolase — MRIAMWSGPRNLSTAMMYSFGARADFHIVDEPFYAPFLARTGADHPMRAEILAGHPTDPKKVAQSLIGPIPENKLHFYQKHMTHHMVEGMPRDWISKVRNVFLIRHPAYVVASYAKKREGPSLDDLGFLQQADLLEEVRALGQTSIVIDSADIRADPEHMLKLLCAALGLNWDASMLHWPVGGHVQDGVWSKHWYEAVHNSTGFARAEDGIPLLEPEYAALAELALPSYQKLAKLKLA, encoded by the coding sequence ATGCGGATTGCCATGTGGTCGGGGCCGCGCAACCTTTCGACGGCGATGATGTACAGTTTTGGTGCACGCGCGGATTTTCACATCGTGGATGAACCGTTCTATGCCCCGTTTCTGGCGCGCACCGGGGCGGATCATCCGATGCGTGCCGAAATTTTAGCCGGGCATCCGACAGATCCCAAGAAAGTGGCACAGTCCTTGATTGGCCCGATCCCCGAGAACAAGCTGCATTTCTATCAAAAACATATGACCCATCATATGGTCGAAGGGATGCCGCGCGACTGGATTTCCAAGGTCAGAAATGTGTTTCTGATCCGCCATCCTGCCTATGTGGTTGCAAGCTATGCCAAGAAACGCGAAGGGCCTTCGCTGGACGATCTTGGGTTTCTGCAGCAGGCGGACCTGTTGGAAGAGGTCAGGGCGCTGGGCCAGACGTCAATTGTAATTGATTCTGCCGATATCCGCGCCGATCCCGAGCATATGTTGAAACTATTGTGTGCCGCTTTGGGCCTGAACTGGGATGCCAGCATGTTGCACTGGCCCGTTGGGGGCCATGTGCAGGATGGCGTCTGGTCAAAACACTGGTACGAGGCGGTGCACAACAGCACCGGGTTTGCCAGGGCAGAAGACGGAATCCCCCTGTTAGAGCCTGAATACGCCGCGCTGGCAGAACTTGCGCTGCCGAGTTATCAAAAACTTGCCAAGCTCAAATTGGCCTGA
- a CDS encoding D-amino acid aminotransferase → MTEHVTTHQAQEDTRNEDILIYVNGALRPKSEATVSVYDSGFMLGDGVWEGLRLYNGRWAFMDAHIDRLFEAAKAIDLDIGLSRKGVVSALLETQQANGFTTDAHARLMVTRGVKTRPFQHPSLSRSGPTMVIIMEHSKPRIPRPIRLATVPHLRGLPMTQDPKLNSHSKLNCILACIAAEKAGADEALMLDVHGFVNTTNACNFFIVRNGAVWTSTGDYCMNGITRQKVIDLCVANDIPVFERNFSLVDTYGADEAFLTGTFGAQTPVGEIDGRQIGSGEMGPMTEKLRDLYKALIARECA, encoded by the coding sequence ATGACCGAGCATGTAACGACCCACCAAGCCCAGGAAGACACCCGTAACGAGGACATCCTGATTTATGTAAACGGCGCCTTGCGGCCAAAATCCGAAGCGACGGTCAGCGTTTATGACAGCGGCTTTATGTTGGGCGACGGCGTGTGGGAGGGGTTGCGCCTGTATAACGGGCGCTGGGCATTTATGGATGCCCATATCGACCGCTTGTTCGAAGCTGCAAAAGCGATTGATCTTGATATCGGGCTAAGCCGGAAAGGCGTGGTTTCCGCCTTGTTAGAGACACAGCAAGCCAACGGATTCACAACAGATGCGCATGCAAGGCTGATGGTCACACGGGGCGTGAAAACCCGGCCGTTTCAGCATCCTTCGCTTAGCCGGTCCGGCCCGACGATGGTTATCATCATGGAACATTCAAAGCCCAGGATACCGCGCCCGATCCGGTTGGCGACGGTTCCGCATTTGCGTGGCCTGCCGATGACACAGGATCCGAAACTGAATTCGCATTCCAAACTGAACTGTATTCTGGCCTGCATCGCGGCGGAAAAGGCAGGGGCCGACGAGGCGTTGATGCTGGATGTGCATGGATTTGTGAACACGACGAACGCCTGCAATTTCTTTATCGTCAGGAATGGCGCGGTTTGGACCAGCACGGGCGATTACTGCATGAACGGGATTACGCGCCAGAAGGTTATCGATCTGTGTGTCGCCAACGATATCCCCGTTTTCGAGCGGAATTTTTCGCTGGTCGACACCTATGGCGCGGACGAGGCTTTTTTGACCGGCACGTTCGGTGCGCAAACCCCGGTGGGCGAGATTGACGGGCGCCAGATCGGGTCGGGTGAGATGGGGCCAATGACCGAAAAACTGCGCGATCTGTACAAGGCGCTGATTGCCAGGGAATGCGCATAA